The window AATTACACTAATCTTATGCTGACATATAAAGTCACAGATATTTTAAGCATAGCCTTTGGAGTTAATAATGTTTTTGATCAGAAATATAACTATGAAGAGAGTAGTATCACAGCAGTTCCAGCTCCAGGAAGAAACTACTATATCTCTGGAAAACTTCAAATGTAAAAAGCTAAGTAGGTTTTTCTACTTAGCTTTATTTAGAGTTACAATTTAAAAAATCTTTTAACTTTATCTAAGAAACTTGTTTTAATTTTTCTGTTCTTATCTTTTAGTTTTTCATCAAACTCTTTAAGTAAAGTCTTTTGCTCATCATCTAAATCAACAGGAACTTCAATTACAATTTCAGCATAATGATTTCCTTTTTTCTTAGTTTTAGGATTAAAGATACCATACTCTCTAAGTGCAAAACGTTTTCCACTTTGAGTTCCAGCAGGTATTTTTATTTTTTTATTTCCACTTAAAGTAGGGACTTCCACTTCTCCACCAAGGGATGCAGTATAGTAACTAACAGGGACTTTACAGATAATGTCATAACCATCTCTTACAAAAAGATCATCTGCTTTAATTTTTATATGTATGTAAAGATCTCCATGTGGACCTCCACTTGTACTAGCATTACCAAACTTTGCAAGTTTTAATTTCTGTCCATCTGCTATACCAGCAGGTATTTTAAATTTCTTCTCAACCTCTTCAGGAGCTCCATTTTTTCCAGTACGAGCATATCTTATAGTTTTTTCTCCGCCTTTAGCAGATTCTTCTAAGGATATCTCAATCTCCATGGAAAGATCACTTCCTGGTTGAGGACCTCTTTTTCTAGAACCTCTACCTCCAAAGAATGATCCAAAAATGTCTCCTAAATCCTCTTCGTTACCACCGCCAAACTCATTGAAGTTAAAGTTGAAATTGCCAAAGT of the Cetobacterium sp. NK01 genome contains:
- a CDS encoding DnaJ C-terminal domain-containing protein, with amino-acid sequence MALKEDFYKILEVNKNASEAEIKKAYRKQARKYHPDKFSASSETEKANAEKKFKEVNEAYQILSDPEKRTQYDTFGHAAFEQGGGPSSSQGYGQYGGGQNYQDFNFGNFNFNFNEFGGGNEEDLGDIFGSFFGGRGSRKRGPQPGSDLSMEIEISLEESAKGGEKTIRYARTGKNGAPEEVEKKFKIPAGIADGQKLKLAKFGNASTSGGPHGDLYIHIKIKADDLFVRDGYDIICKVPVSYYTASLGGEVEVPTLSGNKKIKIPAGTQSGKRFALREYGIFNPKTKKKGNHYAEIVIEVPVDLDDEQKTLLKEFDEKLKDKNRKIKTSFLDKVKRFFKL